The Coffea arabica cultivar ET-39 chromosome 2c, Coffea Arabica ET-39 HiFi, whole genome shotgun sequence genome includes the window ACCATCACATTTGTTGGTGAGTATATATACTACACTGACCAATAACCCATTAATTccagacatatatatatatatatatatatatatatatatatatatatatacatagctTTAAGCACACTCTAGCTTGACACTGCAGCTAAAACCCCCTCAAGCTTTGATCTATTCCTAGAAATTAATAAAGAGGTGAACTGTCCTCAAAGAATCAGTCTTGCCCCATATCCACTCCACTTAACACtcctttcccttctttctttcttttctttccccacTTTAACAATGaaaaatttgtcatatttttttttttaaataactttCTTGAACACAGTTAAAACACAATAAGTGATAGAGTAAAAAGGAACGCGGAACTGCATATATTCTGGTACAGGTGTATATACACATTAACAAAACCAAACTTGTCCTCCAAGCAatcacatattttattttctatcaGTTTCTTTGTCCTTTTACAGAATATAAGCAACAATACTCCGACCCCCtcttctttctctctccctGACTCGCTCTAGGCTCTAACTCTGGGGACTCAAGTAACAGCTCGAAAAGAGTAGACAAAAAGTGGAGAATTCTCAATTCCTTCCCAACTTCAAcaagaagagaaaaaatttGGTTAACTCCAGATTATATAAAACgtgatatttaaaaaaaaaaagtgacaactttgctttctttcttcttttattagagttcccccccccccccccccctattttccttttttctgatTATGGCTTTTCGAATTTTTGCGTAGGTTGGAGAGGTGGAGGAAGATTCGGGAGAAGGAAACCCAATTTGGGATGGGCATaagggcaaaagaaaagagatgacATGGTGCAGTAATGAATCCAATCAAGAAAATCTACCCCTCCAAATTGTCCCAGCTCAGATATCTCATGAAAAAAGCACCACTGTTCTCAACTCAAAGCTAAATGAAGTTAAGACTATAGCTTGCCCTTCATGCGGCCACCCCCTAGAAGTTCAAGATCAGGTACCATTTTAGTTCTTATCTTTGTATAGCTCTTCATTtacccaaaattttatttagtCATAGAagttctctttttgtttttatttgtgggAAAATTTGGATTAGACTGGACTACTACAAGATTTGCCAGGATTGCCAGCTGGGGTGAAATTTGATCCATCCGACCAAGAAATTCTTGAACATTTGGAGGCAAGGGTACTATTGGACAGCCGGAAAATCCATCCGTTAATTGACGAATTTATTCCCACAATTGAAGGGGAAAATGGGATTTGCTACACGCATCCCGAGAAGCTACCAGGTGAGTGGCGAATAATTGTTCATTTGTCCTATTTTACACAAAATTGTCTTTGCTCAGATTCGGACAAACAGCGTACCAGAATATATGTGCTTTAGCTTCCTTAAGCTGATAAAATTTCATAAGATTTTCGTGTGTCATCTTAATCTTGTTAGAATTAGTTGGCGGTGATTGCGTGGATCATAGTCACAAGCTGAAATGTAAAGTGACTTttattgcctttttttttctttttttattcttaCAAGCTATTCTGAGGTTTCTTGAATCCTTTGGATTTCGTGGAGCAATTTTGCTGGAAAActttgggggtttttctaaaaTATCGTATGATGCGACTTGTGCCTATGGTTTTCTGTGCTGTGACAATTGTTTTCTGAAAGTAGGAAGTATTCCTTCCATTTGCTTTAGCCTAATTAGTTACAATGTCATGGAGTTTTTATATTGGTAGTTTGTGATTTTTGTTTGCTCCACTAAAAGATTCTTGGTATTGGAAACCCAACGTTAGTGCGGCTTCAATAGTTTGCCTTACGTTGATTATTTCTTGCTTAAAAGAACAGTGGAagtagattttttttcttatgaaatttgttttttttttttttttttttttgtaatgaaaCCGAAGTAAAAAGAGTGATAGAAGCTCTTACAATTTTAATGTTTCCAACACATACCTCTTCCTAAAATCTAAATAAATTTTGGATTGTGTTTTACTCATGCTTTAGTGTTTGAACTTGGAACAAATTTTGTAGCCTTTTATGTTAGTCAAGCAAGTGTTTTTGGCAGAATTATGTAACAAGATGCCGCGTTGTATGGTTGTAAAACTTGACCATCCATGGCCTTGAATGAATTGAAACGTTTTTCTAAGAAAATGTGGTATGATATCCCCATATTTTTGGCATTATGGCATAGTAATTGCACAAGGAGATTGATATACGATGGTAGGCTAGCATGCAACCATTTCACGTTCCTTAGATCATCTTCACAAATTTTTGACTCACAAATGATGTgattatatatacatatgtgtgtgtgtgtgtgtggggtcTAGGTCTAGGTACGGTGATAAGAGATTTTACTGAAGAGGATTAATTTACCTACCGTAAAACAGTATTAAGATGAATGAGTTGACTTGTCGATATCCTTGAATCATCtcctaattatttatttaatccCAGTACTTTGAGATTCACAACATTCCCCCATGAAACAAAATGGTCTTTTGGTCTTTGGTCTCAAATGAAGCAAGAAAGCATGTTCACACCATAATTGCGATGAAATGTAAATCACAAACTGTTTTGCTTATAGGGGAACTTTCGATTCCATGATCATTGATGTTGTCCTATATTATCATGTACACTGTTGATTTATTGCACGGGTATGCAGGCTTCCTCAAGAAACTCATTACATTATTGTAATTTAAGCTTAATAGCTAGAGCCCAAAAGTTAACTCTAATCTAACTGTTATTTGGTCAGTACAGTTCTCCAGCTAATTAATTGTTAGACTATCTTAGTGGCTAATAGTTGTACTTTGATTCAACTCATACACTACTTAATCCTCAGATAAAGCAGGGCTTGTCAACTGTGGAATGAGTGAACAAGTGACAAATATGTTAAGTGAATGACTTAATATTCTTGTTAATTGCGTGATCATGCAGGAGTAAACAAGGACGGTCAAATCCGTCACTTCTTTCATAGGCCTTCAAAGGCATATACCACTggaacaagaaaaagaagaaaggttcACACGGACACTGAAGCTGATGGCGGTGGTGAAACAAGATGGCATAAAACAGGCAAGACTAGGCCAGTTTTCATAAGTGGAGCCTTGAAAGGGTACAAGAAAATACTAGTCCTCTACACAAATTATGGCAGGCAAAGGAAGCCTGAGAAGACTAACTGGGTAATGCATCAGTACCATTTAGGCACTAATGAGGAGGAAAAAGATGGCGAGTTGGTGGTTTCGAAGGTTTTCTACCAAACACAGCCAAGACAATGCGGTGGCTCGTCAAGCATCTCAGAACTCGACAAAAGATCAACATCTTCTGTAAGCCACAGCCATTTGATGAAGAGTACGAGTAATAACTTCATTGATTATTATCCACATCCCTACAATATTTCGTATAACTTGGGAAGCCAAAGTGGAGATAGTCATAGTTCATCTCAGCTAATTCCAAATCTTGTCGTCCATGGTGATGGCTCATCCTTTATCCATCTGCCTTCCAGTGTAAGCAAAGGCAAATAAGGAGGTTGAAGTAGGGAAAATATACGTTCTCATGCTACTAAGTTCATACAGCGACAATGACACTTTTGCTGGTGGTTGTTGCTTGTTTTATAGTTGTGAAGCATAAGTTATCGAGCTTTACAAATGAGGGAAGGCAAATAAAGTTATGTTGTTCTATCTTTTTCTCGAAGAGTTGTCCAGTTATTCTTTGATGTCATTAGCCTTATACAATAGGTAAAGAATCCTTGAATTTTGTAGTTTTGGTTCTTAGGAAGAATTAATATATGTTTTAAATGGTTGCTTGGAGTCCTTATATGTTGTACAAATCTTTGAATTATACTATGTTCTTAATTTAGTGAAATCTCGTTTCTCACAAAGACCTTATGTGAGCTGTTTTTTTCTGTCTAAAAATGTAAGTGGTGAGGTGTTTCTTGAGTGCGCTACAAGCGATGCTGCTTTGCTGATTTATCGCTTTTTGTTAGAATATAGAAGAGTTACGCGGTGTACTTTATTTTGATAGTTATCCAaatttatatgtatatacacTGTATATACATTTATGGAAATTCAGAATTCCAGGACAAATAAGTGCTAATAAAAtatcaaacttataattttcattttcatgacaacctgaaatggaaaaaaaaaaaattgaggataATTTGAGATTGAAGAAGATACAAAGGATTTTGGAGGTGATGCAAAATAGCAATCACCTTGGTGCTTAATTTGAAGCGAATCAGCAGAAGTAGAACATGTCATTTTAGCTGACACAACCATTAATATAGAACTTGACAAGCAAACACCCAAAAGCGATACTTTTTGCTGTACAACTGAAATATTGCAAATTGCCTACATCATTGCAAAAACAAGAAACATATATGCATGGTTGTAATTACTAATTAGGGGGAGCCTATCGCTTCTGTTCTGAACGTACTTTCGAAGTTCATTTTGCAGCCATAAGTGCATGTTGTAACAATTTGGTTCTATAACATATTTTGGCAAATTTACGGAGCGGCAAAGGAACAAACTATGCCCTTTAATGGTAGATTTTTACAAAGTTATCATGCAAACGAGTCCAGGATATTTTCCCCATAAATGGACTTCAAAACATGGTAGTAGAACTTGAGAAACTGAAGGCGATTTGAGGATGCTGTAGACATTATTGTTTTCGATAGCAGAAAGAGCAAAATTTTCACACGTCTATATATGTTGCCCTTTTCAAATGTAACAGGTTACAAAGTTGAAGCCATGGAAGGTTAGTCACAGTTTTACTCGTCAATCACAGGGTGTTCTTATGTTTTGAACGTATAATACCAAacgaagaaaaatatataaagagAGGAATTTACTTGGGTAACAAGAAGGGACAGATTTTCCTACTAAAGTTCACTGATGACGACAACAACAGCAGGTCAATTCTTCCCTGCAAGACTTGGACaggaagaaaaataaatgatttactTAGTCGAACAGAACtaggagaagaaaaagaaaaatattccaGCTGCCACAGAATTATTAGTGGTGTCAACGGGTTGGTTTCGGATTAGAATTGAACATTGCGGACCTAGACCCTTTTTATTTAGTAGACTCGGACCCAACTCGTATATCTTACGGGTCTTGATTTTAGAGTTCCGAAATTGGATCCGACGGTCCCGAGTCAGATTCGAGTATATTCGGAAAGAAAATGTCCAAACTTAAACATTctaaaattaaatccaaaattaatcacaaattcaatctccaaatttaaacaaatcaaattacaaAGCTAAATCACAAATAACTCGCAATAGTCAATCTAAAA containing:
- the LOC140035048 gene encoding NAC domain-containing protein 73-like isoform X1, yielding MTWCSNESNQENLPLQIVPAQISHEKSTTVLNSKLNEVKTIACPSCGHPLEVQDQTGLLQDLPGLPAGVKFDPSDQEILEHLEARVLLDSRKIHPLIDEFIPTIEGENGICYTHPEKLPGVNKDGQIRHFFHRPSKAYTTGTRKRRKVHTDTEADGGGETRWHKTGKTRPVFISGALKGYKKILVLYTNYGRQRKPEKTNWVMHQYHLGTNEEEKDGELVVSKVFYQTQPRQCGGSSSISELDKRSTSSVSHSHLMKSTSNNFIDYYPHPYNISYNLGSQSGDSHSSSQLIPNLVVHGDGSSFIHLPSSVSKGK
- the LOC140035048 gene encoding NAC domain-containing protein 73-like isoform X2 yields the protein MRPPPRSSRSGLPAGVKFDPSDQEILEHLEARVLLDSRKIHPLIDEFIPTIEGENGICYTHPEKLPGVNKDGQIRHFFHRPSKAYTTGTRKRRKVHTDTEADGGGETRWHKTGKTRPVFISGALKGYKKILVLYTNYGRQRKPEKTNWVMHQYHLGTNEEEKDGELVVSKVFYQTQPRQCGGSSSISELDKRSTSSVSHSHLMKSTSNNFIDYYPHPYNISYNLGSQSGDSHSSSQLIPNLVVHGDGSSFIHLPSSVSKGK